A region from the Natronoarchaeum mannanilyticum genome encodes:
- a CDS encoding cobaltochelatase subunit CobN, whose amino-acid sequence MPQVAVYTATENELGAIQRAAGEVEADLAVRSEGDLDDLADVDAFADEIVGRGEQGDGSGADGERADAAVFWLHGAEDSMPGYEHAVERVREAGVPLVVKATGDAFAVEDTSVDADARGTACEYLERGGAANVANLVRYLVDEFGDEERAYDEPVALPTEGVYHPDHPGASYEELRATIDDDSPTVGVWFYESHWTHENVRYVDALVRAIEAQGADALPIFCNPATDTDEQEDAEWVTDEWLLDGESEDAEPVVDAVLSSFMFSLSMDERGRSASDEGDSAEDVFLDRLGVPVLQTITTMRSRSRYETSDTGVMGFELALSVALPEFDGNVITHPISGKERMDDRGEIGTVPKQHFPIDDRIDHAVRLAVNWAELRHTPNEDKRVAVVLHNYPPSDDGIGTAFGLDSPESTVNLLDELANRGYDLNGKTPESGQQLVETLTAQLTLDDRWVAPEDVRDRSVDVVSPDQYAEWFQDADDRFCENVVEEWGEAPDRPFAIPGVEFGNVLVTVQPPRGFGMDPSKVYHDSDLQPPHDYVAFYAWLRNEFGADGVVHLGTHGSLEWLPGKTVGLNGESAPDQLIDDLPNVYPYIVNNPGEGTQAKRRSYAAVVDYLTPVMSNAGTYEEIAELEELASQYREAGMEDARADDGEHLEALIRTKVDELDLAVELGIEGEISEKADVRGPDEAGSTLAEGEVEGDAVGDDIAIEELVERIHEYVTDVKTTQIRLGLHTMSEPPESDRLVEYLVALTRLENPGAPSLRESVAGVLGVDYERMLDSPGEYDDALGMTYAEAADEVHETSKALVETLAEYDFDLPASEAEAGPDDEVNMNLLVVDVDTVGDGRAKSGAHDDLRDVLAFICEEAAPRVRGAEDEIPRTADALAGEYVPPGGSGAPTRGGVDLLPTGRNFYTLDPRKVPAKNAWTVGQEVAEGVAERHRDAEGEYPEEIGVVAWGTPTVRTRGETIAQVLALMGVEPQWTDAGRVDGVEPIPLDELGRPRIDVTTRVSGLFRDAFPAAAGVIHDAVDAVADLDEPHEMNYVKKHVEEDAEQLLADADGEADDTGDADETLDAEAARSAAKRRVFTTRPGGYGAGTNKAVDEGNWDDRSDLAEVYVQWGGYAMGSRGKVSEAHDAFERRLGNVDATVKIEDTMEQDEFDSSDWYAFHGGFITAVSEVSGEEPASYVGDSSDPDNVDVYTNEEKVRKAMRARVLNPEWLDSMEEHGYKGAGDLSQTVDVALGWDATTGVVSDRLWEEVAEKFAFDDDRQEWMREVNPWALDSITDTLLEAIDRGLWDADAETRDRLRDLNLDVDGDLEARASADAPEVTSDDD is encoded by the coding sequence ATGCCACAGGTAGCCGTCTACACCGCGACCGAGAACGAACTGGGGGCCATCCAGCGCGCCGCGGGCGAGGTCGAGGCGGACCTCGCGGTGCGCTCGGAGGGCGACCTCGACGATCTCGCTGACGTCGACGCGTTCGCCGACGAGATCGTCGGGCGGGGAGAACAGGGCGACGGGAGCGGAGCGGACGGCGAGCGGGCCGACGCCGCCGTGTTCTGGCTCCACGGCGCCGAGGACAGCATGCCGGGGTACGAGCACGCCGTCGAGCGCGTGCGCGAGGCGGGCGTCCCGCTGGTCGTCAAGGCGACCGGCGACGCGTTCGCCGTCGAGGACACCAGCGTCGACGCCGACGCCCGGGGGACCGCCTGCGAGTATCTGGAGCGGGGCGGCGCGGCCAACGTGGCGAACCTCGTTCGCTATCTCGTCGACGAGTTCGGCGACGAAGAGCGGGCGTACGACGAGCCCGTCGCGCTGCCGACCGAGGGCGTCTACCATCCCGACCATCCGGGCGCCAGCTACGAGGAGTTGCGGGCGACGATCGACGACGATAGCCCGACTGTCGGCGTCTGGTTCTACGAGTCCCACTGGACCCACGAGAACGTCCGGTACGTCGACGCGCTTGTACGGGCGATCGAGGCCCAGGGCGCCGACGCCCTGCCGATCTTCTGTAACCCGGCCACGGATACGGACGAGCAGGAGGACGCCGAGTGGGTCACCGACGAGTGGTTGCTCGACGGCGAGAGCGAGGACGCGGAGCCGGTCGTCGACGCCGTGCTCTCCTCGTTCATGTTCTCGCTGTCGATGGACGAGCGCGGCAGGAGCGCGAGCGACGAAGGGGATTCGGCCGAGGACGTGTTCCTCGACCGGCTGGGCGTCCCGGTGCTCCAGACGATCACGACGATGCGCTCGCGGTCGCGCTACGAGACCTCGGATACCGGCGTGATGGGCTTCGAGCTCGCGCTCTCGGTCGCGCTGCCGGAGTTCGACGGCAACGTGATCACCCACCCGATCTCGGGCAAGGAGCGCATGGACGACCGGGGGGAGATCGGCACCGTTCCGAAGCAGCACTTCCCGATCGACGACCGCATCGACCACGCCGTCCGGCTCGCGGTGAACTGGGCGGAGCTGCGCCACACGCCCAACGAGGACAAGCGGGTCGCCGTCGTCCTGCACAACTACCCGCCGAGCGACGACGGCATCGGGACGGCGTTCGGGCTCGACAGTCCGGAAAGCACCGTCAACCTGCTGGACGAGCTAGCGAATCGCGGTTACGATCTGAACGGTAAAACTCCTGAGAGCGGCCAACAGCTCGTCGAGACGCTCACCGCGCAGCTCACGCTGGACGACCGGTGGGTCGCGCCCGAGGACGTCCGCGACCGGTCGGTCGACGTCGTCTCGCCCGATCAGTACGCGGAATGGTTCCAGGATGCCGACGACCGCTTTTGCGAGAACGTCGTCGAGGAGTGGGGTGAGGCGCCCGACCGCCCGTTCGCCATCCCGGGCGTCGAGTTCGGCAACGTGCTCGTGACGGTCCAGCCCCCGCGCGGGTTCGGGATGGACCCCTCGAAGGTGTACCACGACTCGGACCTCCAGCCGCCCCACGACTACGTCGCGTTCTACGCGTGGCTGCGCAACGAGTTCGGCGCGGACGGCGTCGTCCACCTGGGCACGCACGGTTCGCTGGAGTGGCTGCCGGGCAAGACGGTCGGCCTGAACGGCGAGAGCGCCCCCGATCAGCTGATCGACGACCTGCCGAACGTCTACCCCTACATCGTCAACAACCCCGGCGAGGGGACCCAGGCCAAGCGCCGGTCGTACGCCGCGGTCGTCGACTACCTGACGCCCGTGATGTCCAACGCCGGGACGTACGAGGAGATCGCCGAGCTGGAAGAACTCGCGAGCCAGTATCGCGAGGCCGGAATGGAAGACGCCCGCGCGGACGACGGCGAGCACCTCGAAGCGCTCATTCGAACGAAGGTCGACGAGCTGGACCTCGCCGTCGAGCTCGGCATCGAGGGCGAGATTTCGGAGAAGGCGGACGTACGCGGGCCCGACGAAGCCGGCTCGACGCTCGCCGAGGGCGAGGTCGAGGGTGACGCCGTCGGCGACGATATCGCTATCGAGGAACTCGTCGAGCGCATCCACGAGTACGTCACCGACGTGAAGACGACCCAGATCAGGCTTGGGCTCCACACGATGAGCGAGCCGCCCGAGAGCGACAGGCTCGTCGAGTATCTCGTCGCGCTGACGCGGCTGGAGAATCCGGGCGCGCCGAGCCTCCGCGAGAGCGTCGCGGGCGTGCTCGGCGTCGATTACGAGCGGATGCTCGATTCGCCCGGCGAGTACGACGATGCTCTCGGGATGACCTACGCCGAGGCCGCCGACGAGGTCCACGAGACGAGCAAAGCGCTCGTCGAGACGCTCGCGGAGTACGACTTCGACCTCCCGGCGTCGGAAGCCGAGGCCGGCCCCGACGACGAGGTCAACATGAACCTGCTCGTCGTCGACGTCGACACGGTCGGCGACGGTCGCGCCAAGTCGGGTGCCCACGACGACCTGCGCGACGTCCTCGCATTCATCTGCGAGGAGGCCGCGCCGCGCGTGCGGGGCGCCGAAGACGAGATTCCGAGAACGGCGGACGCGCTGGCCGGCGAGTACGTCCCGCCGGGCGGGTCGGGCGCGCCGACGCGGGGCGGCGTCGACCTGCTTCCCACCGGCCGCAACTTCTACACGCTCGACCCCCGGAAGGTGCCCGCGAAAAACGCCTGGACGGTGGGGCAAGAGGTCGCCGAGGGCGTCGCGGAGCGCCACCGGGACGCCGAGGGCGAGTACCCCGAGGAGATCGGCGTCGTCGCCTGGGGGACCCCCACCGTTCGGACGCGCGGCGAGACGATCGCGCAGGTGCTCGCCCTGATGGGCGTCGAACCGCAGTGGACCGACGCCGGGCGGGTCGACGGCGTCGAGCCGATCCCCCTCGACGAACTCGGCAGACCCCGGATCGACGTCACGACGCGCGTCTCCGGGCTATTCAGAGACGCGTTCCCCGCCGCGGCGGGCGTGATCCACGACGCCGTCGACGCCGTGGCGGATCTCGACGAACCCCACGAGATGAACTACGTGAAAAAGCACGTCGAGGAGGACGCCGAGCAGCTGCTCGCGGACGCCGATGGCGAGGCGGACGACACCGGCGACGCCGACGAGACGCTCGACGCCGAAGCTGCGCGGAGCGCGGCGAAGCGGCGCGTGTTCACGACCCGGCCGGGCGGCTACGGCGCCGGGACGAACAAAGCGGTGGACGAGGGCAACTGGGACGACCGCTCGGACCTCGCGGAGGTGTACGTCCAGTGGGGCGGCTACGCGATGGGCTCGCGCGGGAAAGTTTCAGAAGCGCACGACGCCTTCGAGCGCCGCCTCGGCAACGTCGACGCCACCGTGAAGATCGAAGACACGATGGAGCAAGACGAGTTCGACTCCTCGGACTGGTACGCGTTCCACGGCGGCTTTATCACCGCGGTCTCGGAGGTCTCGGGCGAGGAGCCGGCGTCGTACGTCGGCGACTCCTCGGACCCGGACAACGTCGACGTGTACACCAACGAGGAGAAAGTTCGCAAGGCGATGCGCGCCCGCGTGCTGAACCCCGAGTGGCTCGACTCGATGGAGGAACACGGCTACAAAGGCGCCGGCGACCTGTCTCAAACTGTGGACGTCGCGCTCGGCTGGGACGCCACGACGGGTGTCGTCTCCGATCGGCTGTGGGAGGAGGTCGCCGAGAAGTTCGCGTTCGACGACGATAGACAGGAGTGGATGCGCGAGGTCAACCCCTGGGCGCTGGACTCGATCACCGACACGCTGCTGGAGGCGATCGATCGCGGCCTCTGGGACGCCGACGCCGAAACCAGGGATCGGCTGCGCGACCTGAACCTGGATGTGGACGGCGATCTGGAGGCGCGCGCGTCCGCCGACGCTCCGGAGGTGACGAGCGATGACGACTGA
- a CDS encoding precorrin-8X methylmutase, with translation MTTDADAEASAEDGQDQYADLGATTRDAMEIAETSMEIVRQFVPDETLADRVRQKSVHSMGDIEFQHLLRFTGENEDEPVRAGARAVLDEATIVTDITMAKAGVTSRGHDCDRRKAIGSGAELAAETGMTRTAAAMLELDREGAFEDAIVTIGNAPTAALALADCIEQGTRPAVVVATPVGFVKAEESRKRIREVCAERGVPAITNVGKRGGSGLAAALTNELIHVASDAREGELSIEAGAD, from the coding sequence ATGACGACTGACGCCGACGCGGAGGCGTCGGCCGAAGACGGTCAGGACCAGTACGCCGACCTGGGCGCCACGACGCGGGACGCCATGGAGATCGCCGAGACGAGCATGGAGATCGTGCGCCAGTTCGTCCCCGACGAGACGCTCGCCGACCGAGTTCGCCAGAAGTCGGTCCACTCGATGGGCGATATCGAGTTCCAGCACCTGCTCCGGTTCACAGGTGAAAACGAGGACGAACCGGTCCGGGCGGGTGCCCGCGCGGTGCTCGACGAGGCGACGATCGTCACCGACATCACGATGGCGAAGGCGGGCGTCACGTCGCGCGGGCACGACTGCGACCGGCGCAAGGCGATCGGATCGGGCGCCGAACTGGCCGCAGAGACCGGGATGACCCGCACCGCGGCGGCGATGCTCGAACTCGACCGAGAGGGCGCGTTCGAGGACGCGATCGTCACGATCGGAAATGCCCCGACCGCGGCGCTGGCGCTGGCCGACTGCATCGAGCAGGGCACCAGGCCCGCCGTCGTCGTCGCGACGCCGGTCGGCTTCGTCAAGGCCGAGGAGAGCCGCAAGCGCATCCGCGAGGTCTGCGCCGAGCGCGGCGTCCCCGCGATCACCAACGTCGGGAAGCGCGGCGGCAGCGGCCTCGCCGCGGCGCTGACCAACGAGTTGATCCACGTCGCGAGCGACGCCAGGGAGGGCGAGCTCTCGATCGAAGCCGGGGCGGACTGA
- a CDS encoding CbiX/SirB N-terminal domain-containing protein, which translates to MTSETLLLVGRDTGYSRDVFETHAERLAGRIAVDEVEVATYESEPVRELRDRLRTVPGDRVYAVPLCAAHSHETLDGVPAALSYVPGEVRYCEPLGRSPAVTDVLRDRGNDLVTADEDATLVLVGFGSSSKPYHRQTAEYHASRLRERSAYGEVLTCYLLQNPAVECVRYNVSNPRAVAVPLFAARSEATERRVPEELELDRGGIEYAEPLGEHPRITDALHAEIAKQRALATDVDAAEQSFESELLQTRRPVATDGEGPT; encoded by the coding sequence ATGACATCGGAAACACTGCTGCTCGTCGGCCGCGATACGGGATACAGCCGCGACGTCTTCGAGACGCACGCCGAACGACTCGCCGGGCGTATAGCAGTCGACGAGGTCGAGGTGGCGACCTACGAGAGCGAACCGGTCCGCGAGCTCCGTGATCGGCTGCGGACGGTGCCGGGCGACCGGGTGTACGCCGTCCCGCTCTGTGCCGCCCACTCCCACGAGACCCTCGACGGCGTCCCGGCCGCGCTGTCGTACGTCCCGGGCGAGGTTCGCTACTGCGAACCGCTCGGTCGGAGCCCCGCGGTCACTGACGTTCTCCGGGATCGGGGCAACGACCTCGTGACCGCCGACGAGGACGCCACGCTCGTCCTGGTGGGCTTCGGCAGCAGCTCGAAGCCGTACCACCGCCAGACCGCCGAGTACCACGCCAGCCGCCTCCGCGAGCGGTCGGCGTACGGCGAGGTGCTGACCTGCTATCTGCTGCAGAATCCTGCCGTCGAGTGCGTCCGGTACAACGTCTCGAACCCCCGGGCCGTCGCGGTGCCGCTGTTCGCCGCGCGCAGCGAGGCGACCGAGCGCCGCGTCCCCGAGGAGCTCGAGCTCGACCGCGGCGGCATCGAGTACGCCGAGCCGCTCGGCGAGCACCCACGGATCACCGACGCGCTCCACGCCGAGATCGCGAAGCAGCGCGCGCTGGCGACCGACGTCGACG
- a CDS encoding cobalt-precorrin-7 (C(5))-methyltransferase, producing the protein MGEDYDLDAGPDPAGFAAAAPERDAAGQAADPVYAVGIGPGNPEYLTPRGERAIREADVVVGFETVVEFVADRTDADLLTCGYRDEAETLERFAERVAAGEAGTAALMGDPNHSGYQFVGKVEQAVGAERPVRVLPGISSLQVAASRARTPMERTTFVTLHRSGDLSDDLERLRRDAGDRHLLVLPRPYDWMPGDIAAHLLDAGASASLDVLVLERLTHDDEAVTRTTLGELSAHANGSGPGETPFSDLSVLVVRAD; encoded by the coding sequence ATGGGCGAGGACTACGACCTCGACGCGGGACCCGATCCCGCCGGGTTCGCCGCGGCGGCGCCCGAGCGAGACGCCGCCGGGCAGGCTGCCGATCCGGTCTACGCCGTCGGCATCGGTCCCGGCAACCCGGAGTACCTCACGCCGCGGGGCGAGCGAGCGATCCGCGAGGCCGACGTCGTCGTCGGCTTCGAGACGGTCGTCGAGTTCGTGGCCGACCGGACGGACGCCGACCTGCTGACGTGTGGCTACCGCGACGAAGCCGAGACCCTGGAGCGGTTCGCCGAGCGCGTCGCGGCCGGCGAGGCGGGGACGGCCGCGCTGATGGGCGATCCGAACCACTCGGGCTACCAGTTCGTCGGCAAGGTCGAGCAGGCGGTCGGCGCGGAGCGGCCAGTCAGGGTCCTTCCCGGCATCTCGTCGCTGCAGGTCGCCGCCAGCAGGGCGCGAACGCCGATGGAACGGACGACGTTCGTCACGCTGCATCGGAGCGGCGATCTGTCGGACGATCTCGAACGGCTCCGCCGCGACGCCGGCGACCGCCACCTGCTCGTGCTCCCGCGCCCCTACGACTGGATGCCCGGCGATATCGCCGCCCACCTCCTCGACGCGGGCGCCTCGGCGTCGCTCGACGTGCTCGTGCTCGAACGGCTGACCCACGACGACGAGGCGGTCACTCGGACCACGCTGGGCGAGCTATCGGCCCACGCGAACGGTTCAGGACCCGGGGAGACGCCGTTCTCCGATCTTAGTGTGCTGGTCGTCCGGGCGGACTGA